The window CAGCGACGCCACCAGAAGGTGATCGAAGAGGCGCCGTCGCCGACCCTCAGCGAAGCGCAACGCGAGGCCGTATGCGCCGCCGCGCGCATGGCGGCGGGGGCGGTCAAATATGTCGGCGCCGGGACCATCGAATTCGTGTCCGACGGCAAGGATGTGTTCTTTATCGAAATGAACACCCGCCTGCAGGTCGAGCACCCGGTGACCGAACTGATCACCGGCATCGATCTTGTCGAATGGCAACTGCGGGTGGCGTTTGGCGAACCGCTGCCGCTGACCCAGGACCAGATCCGGCTCAACGGCCACGCCATCGAGGCGCGCGTCTACGCGGAGAATCCCGCGCGCAACTTCATGCCCTCGGTCGGCAAGATCCGGACATGGCGCACGCCCGAGGAAACCCATGGCCTGCGCATCGACGCCGGCTACCGGCAGGGCGATGTGGTGTCGCCGAACTATGACGCCATGCTGGCCAAGGTGATTGCCTGGGCGCCGACCCGTGGTGCGGCGATCGAGCGGCTGCACCGCGGCCTCGACGACACCGACGTGCGCGGCATCGTCACCAACATCCCGTTCCTGTCGGCGCTGGTCACGCACCGGAACGTTCGCGACAACGACATCGACACCGGCTTCATCGAGCGCGAGCTGACGGCCCTGACGTCGCAGCAAACGACGGTCTCGAGTCTCGAGCTTTGCGCTGCGGTTTCCGCCATCCTGCGCGACGAAGCCCGGTCGATCGGCCAGGACGCGTTTTCGCCATGGCGGGCATCCGGTTGGGCGCAGGTCAGCCGTCGCACGCGGGTGTTTGCGTTCCGGCAGGGCCAGGCCGAGCACAAGGTGACGCTGCAGTATGGTCGGGGACCGTCGAGCATCCTGATCGACGGTCGCGAAATCGGCTTCGCCTATAGCTCCGGCAACGATGCAACGATCAGTCTTGATCTGCACGGCGCGAAGACCCAGATCGTGGCCATCATCGAAGGGCACGAGCTCTATATCCGTACCCGCAATGGCCGGTTTGATCTGCACTGGATTGATCCGTTCGGTGTCGATGAGGAAGATCACGCCGGCGAGGACCGCATTGTCGCGCCACTGCCCGGCACCGTGGTCGCGCTGCTGGCCGAGGTCGGCGCAACCATCGAAAAGGGCGCGCCGATCCTGACCCTGGAAGTGATGAAAATGGAGCAGACCCTGCGGGCGCCGTTCGACGGCGTGCTCAAGGCGCTCAAATGCAAGGTCGGCGACATCGTGCAGGAAGGCGCCGAGCTCGCCGAGATCGAGCCGAAAGCATAGCGTTTTCAAACGAAGTGGGTACCGGTTCGCGTCAAGAAAACGCGTCGAGGAAAGAGTATCTTGATGGGTGACGAAGTCCGGATTGTCGAAGTCGGTCCACGCGACGGACTGCAGAATGAAAAAACGCCGATCACCGTCGAAGCGCGCATCGCGTTTATCGAGGCGTTGATCGCAGCGGGATTTCCGACCATCGAGATCGGCAGCTTCGTCTCGCCCAAGGCGATCCCGCAGATGGCCAATTCCGACCATGTGCTGCAGGCCGTCGATCATCATGCGGATCGCGAATTCCACGTCCTGGTCCCGAATGAAAGAGGCTACGACGCGGCTGTTACGGCCGGCGCACAGGTCATCGCAGTGTTCGCCTCGGCGTCGGAAGGGTTTTCGCGCGCCAACATCAACTGCACCATCGCGGAATCGATCGAACGCTTCAAACCTGTGCTGACGCGCGCCAAGGCCGACGGCATCAAGGTGCGCGGTTACGTGTCCTGTGTGCTGGGATGTCCGTAT is drawn from Bradyrhizobium prioriisuperbiae and contains these coding sequences:
- a CDS encoding acetyl/propionyl/methylcrotonyl-CoA carboxylase subunit alpha, encoding MTEPHSLYRRFRTLLIANRGEIACRVIRSAKAMGLHTVAVYSEADQDALHVAMADDAILLGPARARDSYLNIDRIIAAAKATGAEAVHPGYGFLSESAEFAQRCADAGLIFVGPTAAMITAMGSKSGSKALMEAAGVPLVPGYHGDAQDETTLSNAAAKIGYPVLIKASAGGGGRGMRIVREAEQLQSSVVSAKREALAAFSDDKVLIEKYVDNPRHIEVQVIGDSHGNLLSLFERECTLQRRHQKVIEEAPSPTLSEAQREAVCAAARMAAGAVKYVGAGTIEFVSDGKDVFFIEMNTRLQVEHPVTELITGIDLVEWQLRVAFGEPLPLTQDQIRLNGHAIEARVYAENPARNFMPSVGKIRTWRTPEETHGLRIDAGYRQGDVVSPNYDAMLAKVIAWAPTRGAAIERLHRGLDDTDVRGIVTNIPFLSALVTHRNVRDNDIDTGFIERELTALTSQQTTVSSLELCAAVSAILRDEARSIGQDAFSPWRASGWAQVSRRTRVFAFRQGQAEHKVTLQYGRGPSSILIDGREIGFAYSSGNDATISLDLHGAKTQIVAIIEGHELYIRTRNGRFDLHWIDPFGVDEEDHAGEDRIVAPLPGTVVALLAEVGATIEKGAPILTLEVMKMEQTLRAPFDGVLKALKCKVGDIVQEGAELAEIEPKA